The following proteins are encoded in a genomic region of Oncorhynchus gorbuscha isolate QuinsamMale2020 ecotype Even-year linkage group LG11, OgorEven_v1.0, whole genome shotgun sequence:
- the LOC124047905 gene encoding V-type proton ATPase subunit G 1-like: MASQSQGIQQLLQAEKRAAEKVAEARKRKNRRLKQAKEEAQAEIEQYRMQREKDFKTKEAAALGSHGNSAVEVDKETVGKMGSIQTSYQQNREGVLGNLLKMVCDIKPEIHVNYRFAG, from the exons ATGGCAAGCCAGTCCCAGGGTATCCAGCAGCTTTTGCAAGCTGAAAAACGAGCTGCAGAAAAAGTAGCAGAAGCCCGCAAAC GTAAGAACCGTCGGCTGAAGCAGGCCAAGGAGGAAGCCCAGGCTGAGATTGAGCAGTACCGTATGCAGAGGGAGAAGGATTTTAAGACCAAGGAGGCTGCG GCTCTTGGATCCCATGGTAACTCTGCTGTAGAGGTGGACAAAGAGACTGTGGGCAAGATGGGTAGCATCCAGACCAGCTACCAGCAGAACCGGGAAGGGGTGCTGGGCAACCTGCTTAAGATGGTGTGTGACATCAAGCCAGAGATCCATGTCAATTACCGTTTTGCTGGTTAA